The segment CATCACTGTGTCCTGACAGAAACTTGGTGGCGCTGTGAAGCACAATATCAACACCAAACTCAATCGGCCGCTGGTAAAGCGGCGTCATAAAGGTATTGTCCAGTATTGTAAGCAGCCCCTCTTCCCTCGCCCAGCAGCTGACCGCTTCGATATCGGTAATTTTGAGGGTAGGGTTGGACGGAGTCTCCATGTATACAGCCTTCGTGGTGCTTCTTAGGGCCTCCTTAACCTGATCCAGATTCGTCATATCGACGAAGGTACACTCAATGCCCAGCCGGCTCAGAATGCTCGTCAGCAGCCGGTATGTGCCTCCATATACATCCTCTGTGACGATCACATGATCACCGGAGGAGAGCAGCATCAAGGTGCTTGAAATGGCAGCCATGCCTGATGCGTATGCGAAGCCGCAAGCGCCTCTTTCCAGCTGAGCAATGTAATCCTCCAGCACTTGGCGGGTTGGATTGCCGGAACGACTGTAATCATGGAGCGGCGGGCTGTGGATATCATGATGGTGAAAGGTCGAGGCCTGATACAGCGGAACACTTGACGCTCCAGTGGCCTCGTCGATTTCCTGCCCGAAATGCAGAAGCCGGGTTTCAAATTTCAGCTCGTTGGGGCCGGCTGCGTTCCGATGCCCTTCCCGGTTCGAATGCTCCCCGCTCATGACCGCGTCCCTCCTTCAACCTCAGCCGCCGCTTTGGCAAGCGCCTGGCCCAGATCCTGAATAAGGTCCTGCTCATGCTCAATCCCGACCGAGAAGCGCAGCAGGCGTTCATCAACACCGACCGCCTCACGGATTTCAAGAGGAATATCGGCATGGGTCTGCACCGCAGGATACGTCATAAGAGACTCTACGCCCCCCAAACTTTCGGCAAAGGCAATCAAAGAAATATGGCGGAGAATTGGCTCTACATAGCGCGCATCCTTCACCTTAAAGGACAGAATGCCTGTATTTCCGCTGGACTGCTTGCATTGAATGTCATAGCCAGGGTGATCCGGCAGGCCGGGATAGAACACCTGCTCCACAGCCTCATGGCTGCTGAGGAAGTTGGCTACAGCCAGCGCATTCTGCTCATGGCGCTCCATCCGCAGCGCAAGGGTCTTCATGCCACGCATCAGCTGGTACGAATCGGACGGACTTAGCACGGCGCCGATGGAATTGTGAAGAAAGGCCATTTTGTCCGACAGCTCTTTACCTTTCGTTACGATCAGACCCGCCAGCACATCATTATGTCCGCCCAGATATTTCGTCGCACTGTGCACAACGACATCTGCCCCCAGCTCGATCGGGCGCTGAAAGAACGGTGTCAGCAGCGTATTGTCAACGATGGACAGCAGGCCGTGCCGGTGCGCCCAATGGCTGACGGCTTGAATATCAGTAATCATCATAAGCGGATTCGTCGGTGTCTCGATAAACACCGCCTTCGTGCTCGGCTTCCGGCAGCTTTCCAGTGCGTCCAGGTCGTTGGTATCCACGTAGCTTGCGCTGACGCCAAAACGGGACAGGATCGCCTCCAGTAGCCGATAAGTCCCGCCGTAAAGGTCCAGCGAGACGATTAGATGGTCCCCCTGGCTAAACAGGGCAAACACCGTTTGCAGGGCAGCCATACCGGAGCTGCAGGCGAAGCCGGCATCGCCGGACTCAAGTCCTGCACAAGCCTCCTCCAGCACCTGCCGGGTCGGATTTTTGGTGCGGATGTAATCAAAGCCCGTGCTCTGGCCAAGCCTTGGATGGCGGAACGCCGTAGCCTGGTATATTGGAAAATTGATCGCGCCGGTAACCGGCTCCTCCACCGACCCAATCTGTGCCAGGCGGCTTTCTATGTTCAACTGGTTTTTGTCCACGCTTGGTATACTCCTCTCCAGATACCTATCCTTGACATGATATTTTAGTTTTGCGGACCGATGTCATACGGCGTCGCTTGATAGACATAGTAATTCAGCCAGTTCGAGAACAATAAGTTGGCATGGGCCCGCCAGATTGCCGGCGGCTTGCGCGAAGGATCATCTGAAGGATAATAATGCTTCGGAAGCTCGACCTCCTGGCCCTTGGCGGCATCTCGTTCATATTCCCACCGCAGCGTATCCGCGTCATATTCGGAATGACCGGTAACGAAGATCTGGCGGCCATCGCGGGAAGACACAAGATAAATGCCCGCCTCCTCGGACTCGGACAGAATTTGAAGATCCCCGTGCTGCTCAATATCCTCCCGGCGCACCTCCGTATGGCGGGAATGCGGAGCATGAAACATCTCGTCAAAGCCGCGCAGCAAAGGCACCGTGGGGTCACTGGTCGTATGCGGGAACACCCCGAAGCATTTGTCAGGCAGTGTGTACTTCGGCACGTCATAGTGATAGTACAGTCCCGCCTGGGAAGCCCAGCAAATATGGAGCGTCGAGGTCACATTATCCTTGGTCCACTCCATAATCTCCCTCAGCTCATCCCAATAATTCACGTCCTCAAAATCCAGCTGCTCCACCGGAGCACCTGTAATAATCATTCCGTCGAACCGGCGGTGCTTCACTTCCTCGAAGGTTTTGTAGAACGCCTCCAAATGCTCTGCCGACGTGTTCTTGGATGTATGTGAGCTCGGATGCAGCAGTACGACATCGACCT is part of the Paenibacillus algicola genome and harbors:
- the metA gene encoding homoserine O-acetyltransferase MetA, which encodes MPIKIPDTLPAKEVLAGENVFTMDESHAFQQDIRPLRIAILNLMPNKETTETQLLRLIGNSPLQVDVVLLHPSSHTSKNTSAEHLEAFYKTFEEVKHRRFDGMIITGAPVEQLDFEDVNYWDELREIMEWTKDNVTSTLHICWASQAGLYYHYDVPKYTLPDKCFGVFPHTTSDPTVPLLRGFDEMFHAPHSRHTEVRREDIEQHGDLQILSESEEAGIYLVSSRDGRQIFVTGHSEYDADTLRWEYERDAAKGQEVELPKHYYPSDDPSRKPPAIWRAHANLLFSNWLNYYVYQATPYDIGPQN
- a CDS encoding aminotransferase class I/II-fold pyridoxal phosphate-dependent enzyme; this encodes MSGEHSNREGHRNAAGPNELKFETRLLHFGQEIDEATGASSVPLYQASTFHHHDIHSPPLHDYSRSGNPTRQVLEDYIAQLERGACGFAYASGMAAISSTLMLLSSGDHVIVTEDVYGGTYRLLTSILSRLGIECTFVDMTNLDQVKEALRSTTKAVYMETPSNPTLKITDIEAVSCWAREEGLLTILDNTFMTPLYQRPIEFGVDIVLHSATKFLSGHSDVLAGLAVARTEELGQRLKQLQNGLGTVLGVQDSWLLMRGMKTLGARMAHSEQSAAKLAAWLSGRSDIQAVHYPGLFHHPGREIHEKQSSGYGAVVSFDVGSGQRAKEVLNAVKLPLVAVSLGAVESILSYPAMMSHAAMGEQVRHERGITDGLLRFSVGLEDIDDLISDLSQALEASI
- a CDS encoding PLP-dependent transferase — its product is MDKNQLNIESRLAQIGSVEEPVTGAINFPIYQATAFRHPRLGQSTGFDYIRTKNPTRQVLEEACAGLESGDAGFACSSGMAALQTVFALFSQGDHLIVSLDLYGGTYRLLEAILSRFGVSASYVDTNDLDALESCRKPSTKAVFIETPTNPLMMITDIQAVSHWAHRHGLLSIVDNTLLTPFFQRPIELGADVVVHSATKYLGGHNDVLAGLIVTKGKELSDKMAFLHNSIGAVLSPSDSYQLMRGMKTLALRMERHEQNALAVANFLSSHEAVEQVFYPGLPDHPGYDIQCKQSSGNTGILSFKVKDARYVEPILRHISLIAFAESLGGVESLMTYPAVQTHADIPLEIREAVGVDERLLRFSVGIEHEQDLIQDLGQALAKAAAEVEGGTRS